A stretch of Arachis hypogaea cultivar Tifrunner chromosome 15, arahy.Tifrunner.gnm2.J5K5, whole genome shotgun sequence DNA encodes these proteins:
- the LOC140179300 gene encoding uncharacterized protein — MWPKAGVVVAKLKQQIGKLEGLSVEGHRQTGQQPDKDKQGSGGYDGGSSSSRYQDVGIIEANGHSGGIWVLCSNSNISMRVLDVVDQCISFEITMGNTSSYCSAVYANPHIHRRKELWSEVRGGQFRLARAEQFAETLEDCGLFDMGAIGRRFTWYRKVKGGVQVAKKLDRAVINQDWRLMFPEAYTEVLARLHSDLCPLFTRCKMAKRATKGHRPFRFQAAWMTHPLFRNVVDTAWNRGAPDVVKCLLKVQKDATSFNKKVFGNIFIKKRELERLLNDVQITLESREDQQLRIKEQVLHQELNAVLLQEELLWYQKSREQWVRCGDRNTKFFHLQTVIRRKRNKIHGLSLEDGSWATETTTLEMAANSFFQKLFSTREDIDLDAMGPFPCPSLSTEACQKLVEPVTSEEVKRAVMTMSSFKAPGPDGFQAIFYKEFWDSLSNDVCRLVKRVFEGELLNAAIFDTLIVLIPKVEVPSSLREFRPISLCNVIYKIVTKVLVNRFRPFLSEIIGPLQGGFIPGRGTTENIIIAQEIMHFMRNTKSRKGIMAFKIDLEKAYDRVDWRFLEVTLVRFGFPKATINLILNCVTSSSLAVLWNGNRLQNFNPKRGLRQGDPMSPYLFVLCMKMLACFISHRVSQGLWNPVAVSRNGPRLSHLMFADDLLLFCKASKAQVIEVMHCLDLFSRASGLKVNLHKSKAQCSKRVSERRKEVLSGVSNIRFCNDLGKYLEINIGHARASRKTAQEIIEKISRKLSSWKGRLLNKAGRLCLVKSVLKHKYLRNQSGMNGNSRNSSSATWKNIVSAYEHLKEGLHWNIGDVHKSVCAIYWDLPSLGDMREEFEERSLRHLHKSNPPNPTHEPQNDISPPIHRRITNTVHRQPTPDRKMTKRR; from the exons ATGTGGCCGAAGGCAGGTGTTGTAGTGGCAAAGCT CAAGCAGCAAATCGGCAAATTGGAAGGGTTGTCAGTGGAGGGACACAGACAAACCGGACAACAACCGGACAAGGACAAGCAAGGCTCAGGGGGATATGATGGTGGATCTTCATCATCTC GTTACCAGGATGTTGGTATTATTGAGGCTAATGGTCATAGTGGGGGTATCTGGGTTCTATGTTCTAATTCAAATATTTCTATGAGAGTATTAGATGTAGTTGATCAATGTATCAGTTTTGAAATCACTATGGGCAATACATCTAGTTACTGCAGTGCGGTGTATGCTAATCCGCATATACATCGGCGTAAAGAACTGTGG AGTGAAGTTAGAGGGGGGCAATTTAGACTTGCCAGAGCAGAACAATTTGCGGAAACATTGGAGGATTGTGGGCTGTTTGATATGGGGGCTATTGGGAGAAGATTCACTTGGTACAGGAAGGTGAAAGGTGGGGTGCAGGTGGCCAAGAAGCTTGATAGAGCAGTCATCAACCAGGACTGGCGACTAATGTTTCCGGAGGCTTATACTGAGGTGCTGGCGCGCCTTCACTCTGATCTTTGCCCATTATTCACTAGGTGCAAGATGGCAAAGAGGGCTACCAAGGGCCATCGTCCGTTCAGATTCCAGGCTGCGTGGATGACTCATCCTCTTTTTAGGAATGTTGTTGATACAGCTTGGAATAGAGGAGCTCCGGATGTAGTCAAATGTTTGTTGAAGGTTCAAAAAGATGCAACTAGCttcaataaaaaggtttttggcaatatttttattaagaaaagGGAGTTGGAGAGGCTTTTGAATGATGTTCAGATTACTCTGGAAAGTCGGGAGGATCAACAGCTTAGGATCAAAGAGCAAGTTTTGCATCAGGAACTGAATGCTGTCCTTCTTCAAGAAGAGTTGTTGTGGTATCAAAAATCTAGAGAACAATGGGTGAGATGTGGAgatagaaatacaaaattttttcatctGCAAACAGTTATCAGGAgaaagaggaacaaaattcatgggTTATCTTTGGAGGATGGGTCTTGGGCCACGGAGACTACGACTCTAGAAATGGCGGcaaattctttctttcaaaagcTTTTTTCTACAAGGGAGGATATTGACCTGGACgccatggggccttttccttgCCCGTCTCTTAGTACTGAGGCTTGTCAAAAGTTAGTGGAACCAGTGACGTCTGAAGAGGTTAAAAGAGCTGTGATGACCATGAGTTCATTTAAAGCCCCAGGGCCAGATGGATTTCAAGCAATTTTCTACAAAGAGTTCTGGGACTCTCTTAGCAACGATGTGTGTAGACTGGTCAAGCGAGTCTTTGAGGGTGAGCTACTGAATGCGGCTATTTTCGATACTCTCATTGTTCTAATTCCTAAAGTGGAAGTTCCCTCTTCCTTACGGGAGTTTCGGCCTATTAGCttatgtaatgtaatttataaaattgtcacaAAGGTTCTAGTTAACAGGTTCAGACCTTTCCTGTCGGAGATCATTGGTCCTTTGCAAGGAGGGTTCATTCCAGGAAGAGGAACCACAGAGAATATTATCATTGCTCAAGAGATTATGCACTTCATGAGGAACACCAAGTCTCGAAAAGGGATCATGGCAttcaagattgatttggaaaaagcttatGACAGGGTAGACTGGCGTTTTCTGGAAGTTACTTTGGTCCGGTTTGGGTTTCCAAAGGCTACCATTAATCTTATATTGAATTGTGTGACTTCCTCTTCGTTGGCAGTTTTGTGGAATGGGAACAGGCTCCAAAATTTCAATCCGAAGAGAGGGTtgaggcaaggagatcctatgtCTCCTTATCTATTTGTACTCTGTATGAAAATGCTTGCCTGCTTTATCTCTCATAGAGTTTCCCAAGGTTTGTGGAACCCAGTTGCGGTTTCTAGGAATGGACCACGactctctcatttgatgtttgcagatgatctttTGCTTTTCTGTAAGGCATCAAAAGCTCAAGTAATAGAGGTCATGCATTGTTTGGACTTATTTTCTAGAGCATCAGGTTTAAAGGTAAATCTTCATAAGTCAAAGGCCCAGTGTTCCAAGAGGGTGTCGGAGAGGAGAAAAGAGGTTCTCTCAGGGGTCTCTAACATCCGGTTCTGCAATGATTTGGGTAAATACCTGGAAATTAACATCGGTCATGCCAGAGCTTCTAGGAAGACGGCTCAGgagattattgaaaaaatttcgagAAAGCTCTCCAGTTGGAAAGGACGCCTACTGAATAAGGCAGGGAGGCTTTGTCTTGTTAAATCG GTTCTGAAGCATAAATATCTCAGGAATCAATCTGGTATGAACGGAAACAGTAGAAATTCTTCATCGGCTACCTGGAAGAACATTGTTAGTGCCTATGAGCATCTCAAGGAAGGGCTTCATTGGAATATTGGAGATGTCCACAAATCAGTTTG
- the LOC112750548 gene encoding uncharacterized protein isoform X1 yields MDCNKEEAMRAKDIAQMKMKNRDFTGARKFALKAQKLYPHLENLAQMISVCDVHCSAEQKLFGNEMDWYGILQLEQTASDETIKKHYRKFALLLHPDKNNFVGAEAAFKLIGEAQRVLLDKDKRYQHDMKRGVPVNKTASSCHNQQKAYTNSNSSVKTNVRHNFTNSSHRQQQSRQTAQQGPNNSRPTFWTSCPFCKVKYQYYKEVLNKSLRCQNCHKPFIAFNVDKQRTSRANDSSRPESGQHKDDQHHGTSKEGPRAQGNLHSERSNAETFEKKGSANVSGKTNGNKKRKQMEESSENHSEIHDEVRGKQAAGGSKEMDENSEHSYPDLTSKAKHHPNVYLYPDAEFNDFDMFKRKECFVAGQIWAIYDTADAMPRFYALIRNVLSPGFKVKIMWFEPHPDDNDEINWVNEDLPVACGKYKPGRTDITEDHLMFSYMVSFENICGNTFKVYPRKGEIWALYKNWDIKWYMDVESHQQYEFELVEILSDYADGVGLFVAYLFKLKGFVSLFCRSMKASNCPLQIPPAELYRFSHRVPSFKMNGEKGVNVPKGTYELDPACLPMNIEEIDAPEGLDMEIGHSSYGSENTTPLMTSEDVSAGKVNLERINLMKETKDSVNYSVNPHAPIASTSEAIEVPESLLFDFEAGRSLEKFHVGQIWAFYSDEDGLPKYYGQIIKIKTSPDVELNVTWLTCCWLPEITIRWEDQDMLISCGRFKISHTVQQSVYSNTSSISHLVHADPVGEGEYYAIFPSKGEVWAIYKTWSSKIKCSDLKNCVYDIVEVLGGNDLWTEVRVLELVSGFSSVFRSQSTVELRIPREELLRLSHQIPAFKLTEEHGNLRGFWQVDPGALPSHFSSK; encoded by the coding sequence ATGGACTGCAATAAAGAAGAGGCCATGAGGGCCAAGGATATTGCTCAAATGAAGATGAAAAACAGGGATTTTACAGGGGCCCGCAAATTTGCTCTTAAGGCTCAGAAGTTATATCCTCATCTGGAGAATCTAGCTCAAATGATAAGTGTATGCGATGTCCACTGCTCTGCTGAGCAGAAATTGTTTGGCAATGAGATGGATTGGTATGGAATTCTTCAACTTGAGCAGACAGCTAGTGATGAAACAATTAAGAAGCACTACAGGAAATTTGCCCTCCTACTTCATCCTGACAAAAACAATTTTGTTGGTGCAGAAGCTGCTTTTAAGCTGATTGGGGAAGCTCAAAGGGTGCTCTTAGACAAAGATAAACGATATCAGCATGACATGAAACGTGGAGTTCCAGTCAACAAAACTGCTTCATCATGTCATAATCAGCAGAAGGCTTATACAAATTCTAATTCTTCGGTGAAAACAAATGTCAGACACAATTTTACAAACTCAAGTCATCGTCAGCAGCAATCCAGGCAGACAGCACAGCAGGGACCAAACAATAGCCGCCCAACCTTTTGGACTAGCTGTCCATTTTGCAAAGTGAAGTATCAGTATTACAAAGAAGTTTTAAATAAATCTCTTCGCTGTCAAAATTGCCACAAGCCTTTCATTGCATTTAATGTGGATAAGCAACGCACTTCACGAGCAAATGATTCAAGTCGGCCAGAGTCTGGACAACATAAAGATGATCAGCATCATGGTACTTCCAAGGAAGGTCCTAGAGCTCAAGGAAATTTGCATTCTGAGCGGTCTAATGCAGAAACTTTTGAGAAAAAGGGCTCTGCTAACGTCTCTGGAAAGACCAATGGAAATAAAAAGAGGAAGCAGATGGAGGAGTCAAGTGAAAATCATAGTGAAATTCATGACGAGGTCAGAGGAAAACAAGCAGCGGGAGGCTCTAAGGAGATGGATGAAAATTCAGAGCATTCTTATCCAGATTTAACCTCCAAAGCAAAACATCATCCAAATGTTTACTTATATCCTGATGCAGAGTTCAATGACTTTGACATGTTCAAGAGAAAAGAATGTTTTGTTGCTGGGCAGATTTGGGCTATTTATGATACAGCAGATGCCATGCCTAGATTCTATGCTTTAATCAGAAATGTTCTCTCTCCTGGATTCAAGGTCAAGATAATGTGGTTTGAGCCACATCCAGATGACAATGATGAAATCAACTGGGTAAATGAGGATTTGCCTGTAGCTTGTGGTAAGTATAAACCTGGTAGAACTGACATCACTGAAGATCATTTGATGTTCTCTTATATGGTTTCTTTTGAAAACATTTGCGGCAATACTTTTAAAGTGTATCCTAGAAAGGGAGAAATTTGGGCTCTATATAAAAATTGGGATATCAAATGGTACATGGATGTTGAATCACATCAGCAGTATGAATTTGAGCTTGTTGAAATTTTGTCAGATTATGCTGACGGTGTTGGTTTATTTGTTGCTTATTTGTTTAAGTTGAAAGGTTTTGTAAGTCTCTTCTGTCGAAGTATGAAGGCAAGTAACTGCCCACTTCAAATTCCGCCAGCAGAGCTATACAGATTCTCTCACAGGGTTCCATCTTTCAAGATGAATGGTGAAAAAGGTGTAAATGTTCCTAAAGGAACTTATGAACTTGATCCTGCATGTTTGCCGATGAATATTGAAGAGATTGATGCTCCAGAAGGTTTGGATATGGAGATTGGTCATAGTTCATATGGAAGTGAGAATACAACACCTTTGATGACATCTGAGGATGTATCTGCAGGTAAGGTTAATTTGgaaagaatcaatttgatgaagGAAACTAAGGATTCTGTTAATTATTCGGTCAACCCTCATGCTCCCATAGCTTCTACCTCAGAAGCTATTGAAGTCCCAGAATCTTTGTTGTTTGATTTTGAAGCTGGGAGGTCTCTTGAAAAGTTCCATGTCGGTCAGATTTGGGCATTTTACAGTGATGAGGATGGATTGCCGAAGTACTATGGTCAGATTATTAAGATCAAGACTAGCCCAGATGTGGAATTGAATGTTACTTGGCTTACTTGCTGCTGGCTTCCAGAAATTACTATTAGATGGGAAGACCAAGACATGCTTATTTCCTGTGGCAGATTTAAAATTAGTCACACAGTTCAACAGAGTGTTTACAGCAATACCTCTTCTATTTCCCATCTTGTGCATGCTGATCCTGTTGGCGAGGGCGAATATTATGCCATCTTCCCAAGTAAAGGTGAAGTTTGGGCCATATATAAAACATGGTCAAGTAAAATCAAATGTTCTGACTTGAAAAATTGTGTGTATGACATAGTGGAAGTTCTTGGGGGAAACGATTTGTGGACAGAAGTTCGAGTTTTGGAGTTGGTCAgtggtttcagttcagttttcAGGAGCCAATCAACTGTAGAATTGAGAATCCCGAGAGAAGAATTGCTTAGGCTCTCTCATCAAATCCCAGCTTTCAAACTGACAGAAGAGCATGGCAATTTGAGAGGCTTTTGGCAAGTTGATCCAGGGGCTCTACCAAGCCACTTCAGCTCAAAATAG
- the LOC112750548 gene encoding uncharacterized protein isoform X2: MSTALLSRNCLAMRWIEAAFKLIGEAQRVLLDKDKRYQHDMKRGVPVNKTASSCHNQQKAYTNSNSSVKTNVRHNFTNSSHRQQQSRQTAQQGPNNSRPTFWTSCPFCKVKYQYYKEVLNKSLRCQNCHKPFIAFNVDKQRTSRANDSSRPESGQHKDDQHHGTSKEGPRAQGNLHSERSNAETFEKKGSANVSGKTNGNKKRKQMEESSENHSEIHDEVRGKQAAGGSKEMDENSEHSYPDLTSKAKHHPNVYLYPDAEFNDFDMFKRKECFVAGQIWAIYDTADAMPRFYALIRNVLSPGFKVKIMWFEPHPDDNDEINWVNEDLPVACGKYKPGRTDITEDHLMFSYMVSFENICGNTFKVYPRKGEIWALYKNWDIKWYMDVESHQQYEFELVEILSDYADGVGLFVAYLFKLKGFVSLFCRSMKASNCPLQIPPAELYRFSHRVPSFKMNGEKGVNVPKGTYELDPACLPMNIEEIDAPEGLDMEIGHSSYGSENTTPLMTSEDVSAGKVNLERINLMKETKDSVNYSVNPHAPIASTSEAIEVPESLLFDFEAGRSLEKFHVGQIWAFYSDEDGLPKYYGQIIKIKTSPDVELNVTWLTCCWLPEITIRWEDQDMLISCGRFKISHTVQQSVYSNTSSISHLVHADPVGEGEYYAIFPSKGEVWAIYKTWSSKIKCSDLKNCVYDIVEVLGGNDLWTEVRVLELVSGFSSVFRSQSTVELRIPREELLRLSHQIPAFKLTEEHGNLRGFWQVDPGALPSHFSSK; the protein is encoded by the exons ATGTCCACTGCTCTGCTGAGCAGAAATTGTTTGGCAATGAGATGGATTG AAGCTGCTTTTAAGCTGATTGGGGAAGCTCAAAGGGTGCTCTTAGACAAAGATAAACGATATCAGCATGACATGAAACGTGGAGTTCCAGTCAACAAAACTGCTTCATCATGTCATAATCAGCAGAAGGCTTATACAAATTCTAATTCTTCGGTGAAAACAAATGTCAGACACAATTTTACAAACTCAAGTCATCGTCAGCAGCAATCCAGGCAGACAGCACAGCAGGGACCAAACAATAGCCGCCCAACCTTTTGGACTAGCTGTCCATTTTGCAAAGTGAAGTATCAGTATTACAAAGAAGTTTTAAATAAATCTCTTCGCTGTCAAAATTGCCACAAGCCTTTCATTGCATTTAATGTGGATAAGCAACGCACTTCACGAGCAAATGATTCAAGTCGGCCAGAGTCTGGACAACATAAAGATGATCAGCATCATGGTACTTCCAAGGAAGGTCCTAGAGCTCAAGGAAATTTGCATTCTGAGCGGTCTAATGCAGAAACTTTTGAGAAAAAGGGCTCTGCTAACGTCTCTGGAAAGACCAATGGAAATAAAAAGAGGAAGCAGATGGAGGAGTCAAGTGAAAATCATAGTGAAATTCATGACGAGGTCAGAGGAAAACAAGCAGCGGGAGGCTCTAAGGAGATGGATGAAAATTCAGAGCATTCTTATCCAGATTTAACCTCCAAAGCAAAACATCATCCAAATGTTTACTTATATCCTGATGCAGAGTTCAATGACTTTGACATGTTCAAGAGAAAAGAATGTTTTGTTGCTGGGCAGATTTGGGCTATTTATGATACAGCAGATGCCATGCCTAGATTCTATGCTTTAATCAGAAATGTTCTCTCTCCTGGATTCAAGGTCAAGATAATGTGGTTTGAGCCACATCCAGATGACAATGATGAAATCAACTGGGTAAATGAGGATTTGCCTGTAGCTTGTGGTAAGTATAAACCTGGTAGAACTGACATCACTGAAGATCATTTGATGTTCTCTTATATGGTTTCTTTTGAAAACATTTGCGGCAATACTTTTAAAGTGTATCCTAGAAAGGGAGAAATTTGGGCTCTATATAAAAATTGGGATATCAAATGGTACATGGATGTTGAATCACATCAGCAGTATGAATTTGAGCTTGTTGAAATTTTGTCAGATTATGCTGACGGTGTTGGTTTATTTGTTGCTTATTTGTTTAAGTTGAAAGGTTTTGTAAGTCTCTTCTGTCGAAGTATGAAGGCAAGTAACTGCCCACTTCAAATTCCGCCAGCAGAGCTATACAGATTCTCTCACAGGGTTCCATCTTTCAAGATGAATGGTGAAAAAGGTGTAAATGTTCCTAAAGGAACTTATGAACTTGATCCTGCATGTTTGCCGATGAATATTGAAGAGATTGATGCTCCAGAAGGTTTGGATATGGAGATTGGTCATAGTTCATATGGAAGTGAGAATACAACACCTTTGATGACATCTGAGGATGTATCTGCAGGTAAGGTTAATTTGgaaagaatcaatttgatgaagGAAACTAAGGATTCTGTTAATTATTCGGTCAACCCTCATGCTCCCATAGCTTCTACCTCAGAAGCTATTGAAGTCCCAGAATCTTTGTTGTTTGATTTTGAAGCTGGGAGGTCTCTTGAAAAGTTCCATGTCGGTCAGATTTGGGCATTTTACAGTGATGAGGATGGATTGCCGAAGTACTATGGTCAGATTATTAAGATCAAGACTAGCCCAGATGTGGAATTGAATGTTACTTGGCTTACTTGCTGCTGGCTTCCAGAAATTACTATTAGATGGGAAGACCAAGACATGCTTATTTCCTGTGGCAGATTTAAAATTAGTCACACAGTTCAACAGAGTGTTTACAGCAATACCTCTTCTATTTCCCATCTTGTGCATGCTGATCCTGTTGGCGAGGGCGAATATTATGCCATCTTCCCAAGTAAAGGTGAAGTTTGGGCCATATATAAAACATGGTCAAGTAAAATCAAATGTTCTGACTTGAAAAATTGTGTGTATGACATAGTGGAAGTTCTTGGGGGAAACGATTTGTGGACAGAAGTTCGAGTTTTGGAGTTGGTCAgtggtttcagttcagttttcAGGAGCCAATCAACTGTAGAATTGAGAATCCCGAGAGAAGAATTGCTTAGGCTCTCTCATCAAATCCCAGCTTTCAAACTGACAGAAGAGCATGGCAATTTGAGAGGCTTTTGGCAAGTTGATCCAGGGGCTCTACCAAGCCACTTCAGCTCAAAATAG